In Anaerolineae bacterium, the following are encoded in one genomic region:
- a CDS encoding 1-acyl-sn-glycerol-3-phosphate acyltransferase, with protein MAGEMSVAEWVEWQKTAFTGRRRFLRDVFFQRFLARFLWQVTVEGLEYVPASGPAMIMMSHSTMVDITLPLGVIKNRFVVAMSKQENFKSPLLGLVVRSWGAIPVRRGEVDRRALETTLELLRAGELVLIMPEGTRTPALREAKDGLAYLALKADALIVPAAVWGLEHYVQDALRLKRPDAHIRFGPPFRLRQQAEKRVPRDVLAQMTREMMYQLARLYPEHKRGHYADLSQATTEHLIFA; from the coding sequence ATGGCAGGGGAAATGTCTGTCGCCGAATGGGTCGAATGGCAGAAGACCGCCTTCACCGGACGGCGACGCTTTCTACGGGATGTGTTCTTCCAGCGGTTCCTGGCTCGTTTCCTGTGGCAGGTTACGGTTGAAGGGCTGGAATACGTCCCTGCCAGCGGCCCGGCGATGATCATGATGAGCCATTCGACTATGGTTGACATCACCCTGCCGCTGGGTGTGATTAAGAATCGTTTCGTTGTGGCGATGTCCAAACAGGAGAACTTCAAATCGCCGCTGCTGGGCCTGGTGGTCAGGAGCTGGGGGGCGATCCCGGTCCGGCGCGGGGAGGTTGACCGGCGGGCGCTGGAGACTACCCTTGAACTATTGCGGGCTGGCGAGCTGGTGTTGATCATGCCGGAAGGCACGCGCACCCCGGCCCTGCGCGAAGCCAAGGATGGCCTGGCTTACCTGGCGCTCAAAGCCGACGCGCTGATCGTCCCGGCGGCGGTCTGGGGGCTGGAGCATTATGTGCAGGACGCCCTGCGCCTGAAGCGCCCCGACGCCCATATCCGCTTTGGGCCGCCCTTCCGCCTCAGGCAACAGGCGGAGAAGCGCGTCCCCCGCGACGTGCTGGCGCAGATGACCCGCGAGATGATGTATCAGCTGGCCCGGCTCTACCCGGAACACAAGCGCGGGCACTACGCCGATCTCTCCCAGGCGACAACCGAGCACCTGATCTTCGCCTGA
- the glmS gene encoding glutamine--fructose-6-phosphate transaminase (isomerizing) produces the protein MCGIVGYIGPQDAAPLILAGLKRLEYRGYDSAGLAVIQEGQIALLRDVGRLDNLISLFEQQPVSGTIGIGHTRWATHGEPSPRNAHPHMGMNGDVVVVHNGIVENYLELKAELIAEGAVFRSDTDTEVIVHLIERYLNGNLTEAVRKAVAHLHGAHAIVAMSTREPDRLVATRIGNAGGVAVGLGDGENFLASDIPAILPYTRRFVFLESRQMATVTADGFMVQTLAGEPVLARTTSINWNPMSAELGEYKHFMQKEIFEQARALTDTVRGRVDFETGTVTLPELRLSAEDARRINKIVATACGTSAYSALIGKFLIEELARIPVEVDYASEFRYRDPVIDENSVVLAITQSGETVDTLAAIEEAREKGARVWSIVNAVGSQAMRLADGFIAMQAGPEIGVASTKAFTTSVMDQYLLALYLGQLRGRLSQDELRRYAGQIARLPDIVGRVLEHDQRYEQLAAELAVFNNFLYLGRGINYPVALEGALKLKEISYIHAEGYPAGEMKHGPIALINETMPTVAIVLRDHVYEKMLSQVEQAKARGGIVIAVATEGDTLIAEKADHVLYIPEVPELLSPIVSVIPLQLLAYHIAVRRGADVDKPRNLAKSVTVE, from the coding sequence ATGTGTGGGATTGTTGGCTATATCGGCCCCCAAGACGCCGCCCCCCTGATCCTGGCCGGGCTGAAGCGATTGGAATACCGCGGTTACGATTCAGCCGGGCTGGCCGTGATCCAGGAGGGGCAGATCGCCCTGCTGCGCGATGTGGGCCGCCTGGATAACCTGATCAGCCTGTTCGAACAGCAGCCGGTCAGCGGCACGATCGGCATCGGCCATACCCGCTGGGCTACCCACGGTGAACCCAGCCCGCGCAACGCCCACCCCCATATGGGCATGAATGGCGATGTGGTTGTCGTCCACAACGGGATTGTTGAGAACTACCTGGAACTGAAAGCAGAACTGATCGCGGAGGGCGCGGTATTCCGTTCGGATACGGATACCGAGGTGATCGTCCACCTGATCGAGCGCTACCTCAATGGCAACCTGACCGAGGCCGTCCGCAAGGCGGTCGCTCACCTGCACGGTGCCCATGCTATCGTCGCCATGAGCACCCGCGAGCCGGATCGCCTGGTGGCCACCCGCATTGGCAATGCTGGCGGTGTGGCCGTTGGACTGGGCGACGGCGAGAATTTCCTCGCCTCCGATATCCCGGCCATCCTGCCCTACACGCGCCGCTTTGTCTTCCTGGAGAGCCGCCAGATGGCGACAGTGACGGCTGATGGTTTCATGGTCCAGACGCTGGCCGGGGAGCCGGTTCTGGCCCGGACGACGAGCATCAACTGGAACCCGATGAGCGCCGAGCTGGGTGAGTACAAGCACTTCATGCAGAAGGAGATCTTCGAGCAGGCCCGCGCCCTGACCGATACCGTGCGCGGGCGCGTTGACTTCGAAACCGGCACGGTGACCCTGCCCGAACTCAGGCTTAGTGCTGAAGATGCCCGCCGGATCAATAAGATCGTGGCGACCGCCTGCGGCACCAGCGCCTACAGCGCCCTGATCGGCAAGTTCCTGATCGAGGAACTGGCCCGTATCCCGGTCGAGGTAGATTACGCCAGCGAGTTTCGCTACCGCGATCCGGTCATTGATGAGAATTCAGTCGTGCTGGCCATCACCCAGAGTGGGGAGACGGTCGACACACTGGCCGCCATTGAGGAAGCCCGCGAGAAAGGCGCCCGCGTGTGGAGCATCGTCAACGCGGTTGGCAGCCAGGCCATGCGCCTGGCCGATGGTTTCATCGCCATGCAGGCCGGGCCGGAGATCGGTGTCGCTTCTACCAAAGCGTTCACCACCAGCGTGATGGATCAATACCTGCTGGCGCTCTACCTGGGCCAGTTAAGGGGTCGCCTGAGCCAGGATGAGCTGCGCCGCTATGCCGGGCAGATCGCCCGCCTGCCGGATATCGTGGGGCGTGTACTGGAGCATGACCAGCGCTACGAACAACTGGCCGCCGAACTGGCAGTGTTCAACAATTTCCTCTACCTGGGGCGGGGGATCAACTATCCGGTTGCGCTGGAAGGCGCGCTCAAGCTTAAGGAGATCAGCTACATCCATGCGGAAGGCTACCCGGCGGGCGAGATGAAGCACGGCCCGATCGCCCTGATCAACGAGACCATGCCCACCGTTGCCATCGTGCTCCGGGATCATGTCTACGAGAAGATGCTCAGCCAGGTGGAGCAGGCCAAGGCGCGCGGCGGGATCGTGATCGCCGTGGCGACCGAAGGCGATACGCTGATCGCGGAAAAGGCCGATCACGTCCTGTACATCCCGGAAGTGCCGGAGCTGCTCAGCCCGATCGTCAGTGTGATCCCGCTGCAACTACTGGCCTACCATATCGCGGTGCGACGTGGCGCGGATGTGGACAAGCCGCGCAACCTGGCCAAGAGCGTCACGGTGGAGTAG
- a CDS encoding corrinoid protein, with translation MSILQEIRASVIKGDAAGATAGVHKALEQNIPALTILNEALISAMTEVGEKFEAGEFYIPEMLIAARAMQNALQPLKPLLVESGAEPLGRVAIGTVQGDLHDIGKNLVAMMLEGAGFEIRDLGTNTAPATFVKAAQDGADIIAMSALLTTTMPAMKTTIEALQAAGVRDRVKVMIGGAPVTQAYADQIGADGYSGDASSAVRLAKRLIGVA, from the coding sequence GTGAGCATTCTGCAAGAAATCCGCGCCAGTGTGATCAAAGGGGACGCTGCTGGCGCAACGGCGGGCGTCCACAAAGCCCTGGAGCAGAATATCCCTGCCCTGACGATCCTCAATGAGGCGCTGATCAGCGCCATGACCGAGGTCGGGGAGAAGTTCGAAGCCGGGGAGTTCTACATCCCGGAGATGCTGATTGCGGCGCGGGCCATGCAAAATGCGCTGCAACCGCTTAAGCCGCTGCTGGTGGAAAGCGGCGCGGAACCGCTGGGCCGGGTGGCCATCGGCACGGTCCAGGGCGACCTGCACGACATCGGCAAGAACCTGGTGGCGATGATGCTGGAGGGTGCGGGTTTTGAGATCCGCGACCTGGGCACCAACACAGCACCGGCCACCTTCGTCAAGGCCGCGCAGGACGGCGCCGATATCATCGCCATGTCCGCCCTGTTGACCACGACCATGCCTGCTATGAAGACCACCATCGAGGCCCTGCAGGCCGCGGGCGTGCGCGACCGGGTCAAGGTCATGATCGGCGGCGCGCCGGTAACCCAGGCCTATGCCGACCAGATCGGCGCGGATGGTTACAGCGGCGACGCCAGCAGCGCCGTCCGCCTGGCCAAGCGGCTGATTGGGGTCGCCTAG
- a CDS encoding glycerol acyltransferase yields MRGPARAILRLAGWQIIGAPPPIPRYVVIAAPHTSNWDGVLMLLATTALQYPLNFLMKDSLFRGPLGPVARRLGGIAVDRRRSANTVEQIAAAFRQRETMALAIAPEGTRRPAECWRSGFYHIAIQAGVPIVLGYIDYARREVGFGPVLWPTGDVAADMDRIRAFYAGKTARHPDRVGPIRLREELRPSAKR; encoded by the coding sequence CTGCGAGGGCCGGCGCGAGCGATCCTGCGCCTGGCCGGGTGGCAGATCATCGGCGCACCGCCGCCAATTCCCCGCTATGTGGTGATCGCTGCGCCGCACACTTCCAACTGGGATGGCGTCCTGATGCTGCTGGCGACCACCGCCCTGCAATACCCGCTGAACTTCCTGATGAAGGATAGCCTGTTCCGGGGGCCGCTGGGGCCGGTTGCGCGGCGGCTGGGCGGGATCGCAGTCGATCGCCGCCGCAGCGCCAACACGGTTGAGCAGATCGCCGCTGCTTTCCGCCAGCGGGAGACAATGGCGCTGGCCATCGCGCCGGAAGGCACGCGCCGCCCGGCAGAGTGCTGGCGCAGCGGTTTTTACCACATCGCCATCCAGGCTGGCGTGCCAATCGTGCTGGGCTACATCGACTACGCCCGGCGGGAGGTCGGCTTCGGGCCGGTGCTGTGGCCTACCGGCGATGTTGCTGCCGACATGGATCGCATTCGTGCCTTCTATGCAGGCAAAACCGCTCGTCACC